In Plasmodium cynomolgi strain B DNA, chromosome 6, whole genome shotgun sequence, the sequence taaaattcaaTCGAAATATGTAAAAACCTTATGcatgttgtaaataaattcCTATGTTAAACAACAATGCGTGCGCAAacctttttctgttcatttcgCATTTATAATAACTTGTAAAGAATTATTGCAGTAAACAGAAGAAACCTTTTATATTATCTGCAACTGATATGTTATTggagaaacataaaaatatgattgtGTCTATGTTTTTTACTAGcgaaaataacattttatttttaaaattttatattggACAATTATGTTGTAAAGGTTTATTtttagcaaaaaaggggatgaaGAAAACGTTTGACAAGAAACAAATAGGTACATGGTTCATTACAGAATAACATCTTAGGTATCTGTAATTTCAATGTACTTAGatatgtgtataatttttttttttgcgtatacactatgttttttataagctgtcatataaaaaaacaagcacatacacatatcATCCAATAAAAAAGACATATTTCTACcataaacttttttaaaatatttaagaaATGGGAATGGATGtctaatgtatatatttgtaaaaatgtacaggTTAATTTTAAGCTTCATACAACAATTCCTAgaattgttttaaaaataaacaaaaattcttataaaaaattatattaaaaaaatttacaagaaCATATAAAAGTAGCAAAACATTTACAATATtactaaatttttcttcatttcaaATATAATTCTGATAATGAAGCCTAAATGGGTTAATTCTGACGAAATTGACacaatggaaaatttttaataaaatctgaatttttacaacatatattttttctttttttttatttcttcattttcaatttttaaaagaattctGATTATGTTTTAAGATTATCatattcacaaaaataaaaaaaaactaaatttCAATTTAGCTACTGGCATTGCcatttacattttcatcTGCTGTGTTGGCTGCATTTTCTTCTGCGggagctttttttttgcctcttcttcctcccccccttttaggCTTTGCCTCTGACGCCGCTGATTTTTTagttccttcatttttatttgtaccagaattttcttctttattattttccttgtcTACACATTTCTCCCCATCACTTTTATTTCCATCATTGGACACATTTTCATAatcctcatttttgcttgTTTTAGCattatttgcctttttacctttttcaaCTGCATTCTTCGTTTTCTTAACAGtgtttgctgttttttttgtttttttgccaactgttttttttttttcctcgttcttttccttttctgagCTATTTTCTCTAGCTGAGTTACTGCTAGGAGATTTATAACTCTTTCTAGATTCACTTCTCTCATCATTGCttttatcttctttttcttttttcatttcccccgAATTGCTTCTATAATTCGATCTTTCAGAAGaattgcttctttttctttttccttttttttcattactcgagctattttctcttttcagACTTAAACTCCTCTTCCTATCTTTGCTTCCACCACCACCTTCGCTCAAACTTTTTCTACTCTTGCTTCCATCATCTTCACTTATGCTTCTTTTCCTACTTCCACTTTTGTTACggctattattttttccacttcccATTTCGCCATATTCACTTGATCTATCACTTAAATTGtcatgcttattttttttctttttgtaatttctaTCACCACTTCTATAAGAATTATTCGATCCacttttgctccttttgtcATTTGAGCTGTAACTTCTTTTATCTTGGGACCCGCCTGTCTTTCCTTTGCTTTTGTCTTTATTATCACCTTCGCTTTCACTTCCAGAGTcgtatttattatttctttttgtggGTGAGTTGCTACTATATTTGTTGTGCTTTCTTGATCTAGATCTATTTCTTGAGGCTGATCCTGATTCGTCACTATATCTACGTCTCTTTTTATGTCTGGGACTGTATTGATCCTCTCGATGTCTTTTCATGTATGACGAAGCTCTTCTATCTCTTCTAACTTTAATATTTGTAACATCGTCATAAACTTTAAATTCTGAGCcatcaaatttttcaattgCATATAGCATATCGTCACGGTTAATAAACTCCACTACACCTTTTCCACGCTCAATGTTAGCATATCCTACATCACCACACTGTCTCATGGCATCTTTTAAATGCTGCCATTTGCAACTCTCTGGCAAATTACTTATAATAATTCGATGTTCCGTTCTTACAGGGGGGCCATTtccctcttctttttttctatactTTCCATAGctgtaaaaaggaataagAATAAGcaacaaaatataatgcGCCATACGTTTTATTAACATACATTCTTTGAAATATGATCTTAAAACAAAAGAATCAATTTATaccttttgttttctcctgAATATTCAACACGCAAACGAACGCCATCATACTTATAACCATCTCTTCTATCTATGGCGTATTCTGCATCTCtaataggggaaaaaaacggggaagataagggaaattttaattttgaaacaTATAAATGAGTAAGAAACGTTGGGTGTACATTAAAATGATGGCCACGCATAATCGTTTTTCGCAAAACCATTCAGTAATGCGCACAATTAATATCtacaaaaaaacatttcgCTCTTTTATCATTCTACTATAGGaatgcacaattttgtgtgctatttatgtacataaatatataggggcacataaaaatatggttAAGCAAAAACGATTTCACACTCTTGTAAAATTCAAAATGcaatatgtcattttttacttaaacaTAACTTGTGCGAAATAATGATAAtggtaaaataataacatttttattaattactaAATGATACTCATTCTAGACGTAAAAACCGTGTACAGTTTAC encodes:
- a CDS encoding pre-mRNA splicing factor (putative), whose product is YGKYRKKEEGNGPPVRTEHRIIISNLPESCKWQHLKDAMRQCGDVGYANIERGKGVVEFINRDDMLYAIEKFDGSEFKVYDDVTNIKVRRDRRASSYMKRHREDQYSPRHKKRRRYSDESGSASRNRSRSRKHNKYSSNSPTKRNNKYDSGSESEGDNKDKSKGKTGGSQDKRSYSSNDKRSKSGSNNSYRSGDRNYKKKKNKHDNLSDRSSEYGEMGSGKNNSRNKSGSRKRSISEDDGSKSRKSLSEGGGGSKDRKRSLSLKRENSSSNEKKGKRKRSNSSERSNYRSNSGEMKKEKEDKSNDERSESRKSYKSPSSNSARENSSEKEKNEEKKKTVGKKTKKTANTVKKTKNAVEKGKKANNAKTSKNEDYENVSNDGNKSDGEKCVDKENNKEENSGTNKNEGTKKSAASEAKPKRGGGRRGKKKAPAEENAANTADENVNGNASS